The following proteins are co-located in the Clavibacter capsici genome:
- a CDS encoding HsdM family class I SAM-dependent methyltransferase — MVNERVTEDLVETSLRELGYYDDPDDIVVEKQQSLVQEIRKGLSRASKTGKGKAAGYPEFIITAPATPDMVVLIECKADVRQHESANRDLARDYAVDGVLHYARYLSPAYTVISIAVSGTSQSNEWSFFVTPKGSSQEHDLVSATGAPVAALIGLSDLIAAASFDPRVQRQRERDLIAFSMEMHEFMRDEAELEEKEKPLAVAGTLIALKDQIFAKTYDSYPASELPEFWIQSIKRVIREAKLPVAKLENMTQPFTGIQVHPELRKPTKGYPKGVLNEIVSMLAEKVMPFLTIYHDFDVVGAFYGEFLKYTGGDGKGLGIVLTPRHVTELFGLIANVSKEDKVLDICAGTGGFLISSMVQMVKTATTEAEVLDIKQNRLIGVEQNPSMYALGASNMILRGDGKANLYQGSCFDTAIAKGVKEHKANIGMVNPPYAKSKEDLHELRFVEQMLDSLEKGGTGIAIVPVSCATGSSVLKKNLLKKHTLEAVMSMPPELFYPVGVITCIMVFTSGVPHAKSDRKTWFGYWRDDNFSKVKNLGRVDKDHTWPDVRNRWIEMFRNREVHPGQAVMQTVGADAEWVAEAYMETDYSRLARSDLEKVLLDHALFVLRGEVGPDESADE, encoded by the coding sequence ATGGTCAATGAGCGCGTCACTGAGGACCTGGTGGAGACCAGCCTTCGCGAGCTGGGCTACTACGACGATCCGGACGACATCGTCGTCGAGAAGCAACAATCGCTTGTGCAGGAAATACGAAAAGGTCTTTCCAGGGCATCGAAGACTGGCAAGGGCAAGGCCGCCGGTTATCCCGAGTTCATCATCACGGCGCCGGCCACGCCAGACATGGTCGTGCTGATCGAATGCAAGGCTGATGTTAGGCAGCACGAGTCGGCCAACCGCGATCTGGCGCGAGACTACGCCGTCGACGGCGTGCTCCACTACGCCAGATATCTATCGCCAGCTTACACGGTCATCTCAATCGCGGTATCTGGTACATCTCAGTCAAACGAGTGGTCATTCTTTGTCACGCCGAAAGGATCGTCTCAGGAACATGACCTTGTTTCGGCCACCGGTGCGCCGGTTGCTGCCTTAATCGGGTTGAGCGACTTAATCGCCGCCGCATCGTTTGACCCGCGAGTCCAGCGTCAGCGCGAGCGAGATCTCATTGCGTTTTCCATGGAGATGCACGAATTCATGCGCGACGAGGCTGAGCTCGAAGAGAAGGAGAAGCCTCTAGCGGTCGCCGGGACGCTGATCGCGCTGAAGGACCAGATCTTCGCGAAGACGTACGACTCGTATCCCGCGAGTGAGCTTCCGGAGTTCTGGATTCAGTCGATCAAGCGCGTCATCCGCGAGGCAAAACTGCCGGTCGCAAAGCTCGAGAACATGACTCAGCCGTTCACTGGAATCCAGGTTCACCCGGAGTTGCGCAAGCCCACGAAGGGCTACCCCAAAGGCGTGCTCAACGAAATTGTCTCCATGCTTGCCGAAAAAGTCATGCCATTCCTGACTATCTACCACGACTTCGACGTCGTCGGTGCGTTCTACGGCGAGTTTTTAAAATACACCGGTGGCGACGGTAAGGGCTTAGGTATCGTCCTCACGCCACGCCACGTGACCGAGTTATTCGGCCTGATCGCCAACGTCAGCAAGGAAGACAAGGTCCTCGACATCTGCGCCGGCACGGGCGGTTTCCTAATATCGTCAATGGTTCAGATGGTTAAGACGGCTACGACCGAGGCCGAAGTGCTTGACATCAAGCAGAACCGTCTAATTGGCGTCGAGCAGAATCCGAGCATGTACGCTCTTGGCGCATCTAATATGATCCTGCGCGGTGATGGCAAGGCGAACCTCTACCAGGGGTCATGCTTCGACACCGCAATCGCGAAGGGCGTGAAGGAGCACAAGGCCAACATAGGCATGGTCAATCCGCCCTACGCGAAATCAAAAGAGGACCTCCACGAGCTACGATTCGTCGAACAGATGCTCGACAGCCTTGAGAAAGGCGGGACCGGCATTGCAATTGTGCCCGTCTCGTGCGCGACGGGCTCGAGCGTCCTTAAGAAAAACCTGCTGAAGAAGCACACGCTTGAGGCTGTCATGTCGATGCCGCCCGAGCTGTTCTACCCGGTGGGTGTCATCACCTGCATCATGGTGTTCACCTCTGGCGTTCCGCACGCAAAGTCTGACCGCAAGACCTGGTTCGGTTACTGGCGTGACGACAACTTCAGCAAGGTCAAGAACCTTGGCCGAGTGGACAAGGACCACACCTGGCCGGACGTGCGAAATCGCTGGATCGAGATGTTCCGCAACCGCGAGGTCCACCCAGGCCAGGCTGTGATGCAGACGGTCGGTGCCGACGCCGAGTGGGTTGCCGAGGCTTATATGGAGACCGACTACTCGCGCCTCGCGCGCTCCGATCTCGAGAAGGTGCTGCTCGACCACGCCCTCTTTGTTCTGAGGGGTGAAGTCGGTCCCGATGAAAGCGCCGACGAGTGA
- a CDS encoding restriction endonuclease subunit S: protein MKRLDEVFDLRYGHSLELNGLQRVSAPDGVNFASRAMGNNGITARVLTTATPGVPGEITVALGGNGVLSSFVQPEPFVCGRDVMILTAKDSTMTTVEKLWWCRCIWENRHKFSYGRQANRTLGSLPVPDAVPGWVARMKIPTHDGLSRAIAPTVHLTDPHTWPLFALDNLFTVRKGSRVTKAQRTPGSTRFIGASEKNNGITDMCDLAPTFPPHCLTVPYNGNSVGIAFYQDQPFFASDDVQVLIPRQDATRWALLFVAALIRFERTRFSYGYKWNMARMKKTGIRLPALDSGEPDWDYMDATMRGLPFSAAVASRIGDVRSDDEELSAALTA, encoded by the coding sequence GTGAAGCGTCTCGACGAGGTCTTCGACTTACGGTACGGGCATTCACTCGAACTCAACGGGCTGCAGCGGGTCTCGGCCCCTGACGGCGTCAACTTCGCTTCTCGAGCTATGGGCAACAATGGAATTACGGCGCGGGTGCTGACCACAGCAACGCCTGGAGTCCCGGGGGAAATCACGGTGGCGCTCGGTGGCAACGGGGTGTTGTCATCCTTCGTGCAGCCGGAGCCGTTCGTGTGCGGCCGGGACGTCATGATCCTTACCGCCAAGGATTCGACCATGACCACGGTCGAGAAACTCTGGTGGTGCCGGTGCATCTGGGAGAATCGGCACAAGTTCTCTTACGGGCGGCAGGCGAATCGCACGCTCGGTTCTCTACCCGTACCAGACGCAGTGCCAGGCTGGGTCGCTCGGATGAAAATACCGACCCACGACGGCCTTTCGCGCGCAATCGCTCCAACCGTACACTTGACAGACCCCCACACATGGCCGCTCTTTGCGCTCGATAACCTGTTTACGGTCAGGAAGGGCAGCCGAGTCACTAAGGCTCAGCGCACGCCCGGCTCTACGCGCTTCATCGGAGCGTCAGAGAAGAATAATGGCATCACAGACATGTGTGATCTGGCGCCGACTTTCCCGCCCCACTGCCTGACGGTGCCGTACAACGGCAACTCGGTCGGGATCGCCTTCTACCAAGATCAGCCGTTCTTTGCTTCTGACGACGTGCAGGTTCTGATTCCGAGGCAGGATGCGACTCGGTGGGCGCTCTTGTTCGTGGCTGCGTTGATCCGGTTCGAGCGGACTCGTTTCAGCTACGGCTACAAGTGGAACATGGCTCGGATGAAGAAGACCGGGATCCGTCTACCTGCCCTCGATTCGGGGGAGCCCGATTGGGACTATATGGATGCCACGATGCGCGGCCTACCGTTTTCGGCCGCGGTTGCTTCGCGCATTGGCGATGTTCGGAGCGACGACGAGGAGCTTTCGGCCGCGCTGACCGCCTAA
- a CDS encoding exodeoxyribonuclease VII small subunit: protein MPTSPADTGSRLPDVSELSYEEARDALVRVVNDLEQGTSTLEESIALWERGEALAARCEEWLLGAKARLDAARTTAASDAG, encoded by the coding sequence ATGCCCACCAGCCCCGCCGACACCGGCTCGCGCCTGCCCGACGTCTCCGAGCTCAGCTACGAGGAGGCGCGCGACGCCCTGGTGCGCGTCGTCAACGACCTCGAGCAGGGCACGTCCACGCTCGAGGAGTCGATCGCCCTGTGGGAGCGCGGCGAGGCCCTCGCGGCCCGCTGCGAGGAGTGGCTGCTCGGGGCCAAGGCGCGCCTCGACGCCGCGCGCACGACCGCCGCGTCCGACGCCGGCTGA
- a CDS encoding 3'-5' exonuclease, with amino-acid sequence MPLDFTAIDFETANNSSASACSVGLVKVRDGVVVETASWLIRPPAGHDAFSVWNTRIHGIVEDDVAGADGWADQLPRLMAFAGDDHLVAHNARFDMGVIQGACKATALIPPPYSYLCSLQVARRTYTLDSYRLPVAARAAGFEDFSHHEALADARACAAIVVHAAGRHGAASIAGLAEAAGVGLGRIGAPRTQTVTQASAAATPPIDWA; translated from the coding sequence ATGCCGTTGGACTTCACCGCGATCGACTTCGAGACCGCCAACAACTCGTCGGCGAGCGCGTGCTCGGTGGGTCTCGTGAAGGTCCGCGACGGCGTCGTGGTCGAGACCGCCTCGTGGCTCATCCGGCCGCCCGCGGGGCACGACGCCTTCTCGGTCTGGAACACGCGGATCCACGGCATCGTCGAGGACGACGTCGCCGGCGCCGACGGCTGGGCCGACCAGCTGCCGCGCCTCATGGCCTTCGCGGGCGACGACCACCTCGTGGCCCACAACGCGCGCTTCGACATGGGCGTGATCCAGGGCGCGTGCAAGGCGACCGCGCTCATCCCGCCGCCGTACTCCTACCTCTGCAGCCTCCAGGTCGCGCGCCGCACGTACACGCTCGACTCGTACCGGCTGCCGGTGGCCGCGCGGGCGGCCGGCTTCGAGGACTTCTCGCACCACGAGGCGCTGGCCGACGCGCGGGCCTGCGCCGCGATCGTCGTGCACGCCGCCGGTCGTCACGGCGCCGCGTCGATCGCGGGGCTGGCGGAGGCGGCGGGCGTCGGCCTCGGACGCATCGGCGCCCCGCGCACGCAGACCGTCACGCAGGCGTCTGCCGCGGCGACGCCGCCCATCGACTGGGCCTGA
- the fbaA gene encoding class II fructose-bisphosphate aldolase has product MPVATPEQYAEMLDRAKSGGFAYPAVNVSSSQTINAVLQGLTEAGSDGIIQVTTGGADYFSGHTVKNRAAGALAFARFATEVAKNYPITVALHTDHCPKDALDGFVIPMIEASEEEVRAGRNPIFQSHMWDGSAIPLNENLDIATDLLPRMKAINAILEVEIGVVGGEEDGVSHDTGSHLYTTLEDAISTVEALGLGDKGRYMAALTFGNVHGVYKPGGVQLRPSLLKEIQDGIQSKYGTSEKPFDLVFHGGSGSSDDEIAEAVRNGVVKMNIDTDTQYAFSRSIADSVLRKYDGFLKVDGEVGDKKTYDPRAWGKTAESAMAARVVEATRQLGSHGKSQS; this is encoded by the coding sequence ATGCCCGTAGCAACCCCCGAGCAGTACGCCGAGATGCTGGATCGCGCCAAGTCCGGCGGCTTCGCCTACCCGGCCGTCAACGTCTCGTCGTCGCAGACCATCAACGCGGTCCTCCAGGGGCTCACCGAGGCCGGCTCCGACGGCATCATCCAGGTCACCACGGGCGGCGCCGACTACTTCTCCGGCCACACCGTGAAGAACCGCGCGGCCGGCGCTCTCGCGTTCGCGCGCTTCGCCACCGAGGTCGCCAAGAACTACCCCATCACCGTCGCGCTCCACACCGACCACTGCCCGAAGGACGCCCTCGACGGCTTCGTCATCCCGATGATCGAGGCCAGCGAGGAGGAGGTCCGCGCGGGCCGCAACCCCATCTTCCAGTCGCACATGTGGGACGGCTCGGCCATCCCGCTCAACGAGAACCTCGACATCGCGACGGACCTGCTCCCCCGCATGAAGGCGATCAACGCGATCCTCGAGGTCGAGATCGGCGTCGTCGGCGGCGAGGAGGACGGCGTCAGCCACGACACCGGCTCGCACCTCTACACGACCCTCGAGGACGCCATCTCCACGGTCGAGGCCCTCGGCCTCGGCGACAAGGGCCGCTACATGGCCGCGCTCACCTTCGGCAACGTGCACGGCGTGTACAAGCCGGGCGGCGTGCAGCTGCGCCCGTCGCTCCTGAAGGAGATCCAGGACGGCATCCAGTCGAAGTACGGCACGAGCGAGAAGCCGTTCGACCTCGTCTTCCACGGCGGATCCGGCTCCTCCGACGACGAGATCGCGGAGGCCGTGCGCAACGGCGTCGTGAAGATGAACATCGACACCGACACGCAGTACGCGTTCAGCCGCTCCATCGCCGACTCGGTGCTCCGCAAGTACGACGGCTTCCTCAAGGTCGACGGCGAGGTCGGCGACAAGAAGACGTACGACCCCCGCGCCTGGGGCAAGACGGCGGAGTCGGCCATGGCCGCCCGCGTCGTCGAGGCCACGCGCCAGCTCGGCTCGCACGGCAAGTCGCAGAGCTAG
- a CDS encoding DNA recombination protein RmuC: protein MDPVIALLVGLVIGLAVGAVVGLAVSRARSGVDAPGSAGEAARLAAAEATVTALREQLDRTERLAEEQVAQTTAQFAERAQTQDALHRERLDAQESHLREQIGQQEDRIAELQTRLREIQRAEVARTEEDGRVLTALSPVAESLKQVQAKVHELEEQRRQQHGELSEQLRSATEAEERLRATAETLASALRSNSTRGVWGETQLRSVVEAAGLIHRVDFDVQTSVSTAQGVGRPDMVVHLPGGKHIAVDAKAPFTAYLEASAIPASATGPEGARRDALMKQHVQAVRDHITALGSRAYWEGLDASPEMVIAFIPSESLVSSALEADPSIMEFAFSRRVALSSPVTLWSVLKTVAFSWQQEVLTEDAKQLFDLSRELHARLATSGEHIAKLGRSLTGAVGDYNRVVGSLERQVLPTARRLTRLDESKVIGTLEPLEATARELTADEFTRPASRAADTPAG, encoded by the coding sequence ATGGATCCCGTCATCGCCCTGCTCGTCGGCCTCGTCATCGGCCTGGCCGTGGGCGCGGTGGTCGGGCTCGCGGTGTCGCGCGCCCGCTCGGGGGTGGATGCGCCGGGCAGCGCGGGCGAGGCCGCGCGACTCGCCGCCGCGGAGGCCACGGTCACGGCGCTGCGCGAGCAGCTGGATCGCACGGAGCGGCTGGCCGAGGAGCAGGTCGCCCAGACCACGGCGCAGTTCGCCGAGCGCGCGCAGACGCAGGACGCGCTGCACCGCGAGCGGCTCGACGCGCAGGAGTCCCACCTCCGCGAGCAGATCGGCCAGCAGGAGGATCGCATCGCGGAGCTCCAGACCCGGCTGCGCGAGATCCAGCGCGCCGAGGTCGCCCGCACCGAGGAGGACGGCCGCGTGCTCACCGCCCTCAGCCCCGTCGCCGAGAGCCTCAAGCAGGTGCAGGCGAAGGTGCACGAGCTCGAGGAGCAGCGCCGCCAGCAGCACGGCGAGCTGAGCGAGCAGCTGCGGAGCGCCACCGAGGCGGAGGAGCGGCTGCGCGCCACCGCGGAGACGCTCGCGTCCGCGCTCCGCTCCAACAGCACGCGCGGCGTGTGGGGCGAGACGCAGCTGCGCAGCGTCGTCGAGGCGGCCGGCCTCATCCACCGGGTCGACTTCGACGTGCAGACCTCCGTCTCCACCGCGCAGGGCGTCGGCCGGCCCGACATGGTCGTGCACCTGCCGGGCGGCAAGCACATCGCGGTGGATGCGAAGGCGCCGTTCACCGCGTACCTCGAGGCGAGCGCCATCCCCGCCTCCGCCACCGGGCCCGAGGGCGCCCGACGTGACGCGCTGATGAAGCAGCACGTGCAGGCGGTGCGCGACCACATCACGGCGCTCGGCAGCCGCGCCTACTGGGAGGGGCTCGACGCGAGCCCCGAGATGGTCATCGCGTTCATCCCGAGCGAGTCGCTCGTCTCGTCGGCGCTGGAGGCGGATCCGAGCATCATGGAGTTCGCGTTCTCCCGCCGGGTGGCGCTCTCCTCGCCTGTGACGCTGTGGTCGGTGCTCAAGACCGTCGCGTTCAGCTGGCAGCAGGAGGTGCTCACCGAGGACGCGAAGCAGCTCTTCGACCTCAGCCGCGAGCTGCACGCGCGCCTCGCCACGAGCGGCGAGCACATCGCCAAGCTCGGGCGCTCGCTCACGGGCGCGGTGGGCGACTACAACCGCGTCGTCGGATCCCTGGAACGCCAGGTGCTCCCCACCGCGCGCCGCCTCACCCGGCTCGACGAGTCCAAGGTCATCGGGACGCTCGAGCCGCTCGAGGCCACCGCGCGCGAGCTCACGGCCGACGAGTTCACGCGTCCCGCGTCCCGGGCCGCGGACACGCCCGCTGGGTAG
- the ychF gene encoding redox-regulated ATPase YchF yields the protein MALTIAIVGLPNVGKSTLFNALTKNQVLAANYPFATIEPNVGVVNLPDPRLEVLAGLFGSERILPAPVSFVDIAGIVRGASEGEGLGNQFLANIREADAIAQVVRGFEDEDVVHVDGRVDAASDMETINTELILADLQTLERAEPRYEKELKTKRIEPIVLETAKAAREWLDSGKPLSASKIDLEPVRELGLLTAKPFIYVFNVDEQVLGDKGKLAELAALVAPAQAVFLDAKIESELIELDPEDAAEMLASTGQEESGLDQLARIGFETLGLQTYLTAGPKETRAWTIGRGWKAPQAAGVIHTDFEKGFIKAEVISYDDLVETGSIAEARSKGKARIEGKEYVMQDGDVVEFRFGGTSGAGSK from the coding sequence GTGGCTCTCACTATCGCGATCGTCGGTCTCCCCAACGTCGGCAAGTCGACGCTCTTCAACGCCCTGACCAAGAACCAGGTGCTCGCCGCGAACTACCCGTTCGCGACGATCGAGCCGAACGTGGGCGTGGTGAACCTGCCGGACCCGCGCCTCGAGGTGCTCGCCGGCCTCTTCGGCTCCGAGCGGATCCTGCCCGCCCCCGTCTCCTTCGTCGACATCGCGGGCATCGTCCGCGGCGCGAGCGAGGGTGAGGGCCTCGGCAACCAGTTCCTCGCGAACATCCGCGAGGCCGACGCCATCGCGCAGGTCGTCCGCGGCTTCGAGGACGAGGACGTCGTGCACGTCGACGGCCGCGTGGACGCCGCGAGCGACATGGAGACCATCAACACCGAGCTGATCCTCGCCGACCTGCAGACCCTCGAGCGCGCCGAGCCGCGCTACGAGAAGGAGCTGAAGACGAAGCGCATCGAGCCGATCGTGCTCGAGACCGCGAAGGCCGCGCGCGAGTGGCTCGACTCGGGCAAGCCGCTGTCGGCGTCGAAGATCGACCTCGAGCCCGTCCGCGAGCTCGGCCTGCTGACCGCGAAGCCCTTCATCTACGTGTTCAACGTCGACGAGCAGGTGCTCGGCGACAAGGGCAAGCTCGCCGAGCTGGCCGCCCTCGTGGCGCCCGCGCAGGCCGTGTTCCTCGACGCGAAGATCGAGTCGGAGCTCATCGAGCTCGACCCCGAGGACGCCGCCGAGATGCTCGCGAGCACCGGCCAGGAGGAGTCGGGCCTCGACCAGCTCGCCCGCATCGGCTTCGAGACCCTCGGCCTGCAGACCTACCTGACGGCGGGCCCGAAGGAGACGCGGGCCTGGACCATCGGCCGTGGCTGGAAGGCCCCGCAGGCGGCCGGCGTGATCCACACCGACTTCGAGAAGGGCTTCATCAAGGCCGAGGTCATCTCCTACGACGACCTGGTCGAGACCGGCTCCATCGCCGAGGCGCGCTCCAAGGGCAAGGCCCGCATCGAGGGCAAGGAGTACGTCATGCAGGACGGGGACGTTGTGGAGTTCCGGTTCGGAGGAACCTCGGGGGCCGGAAGCAAATGA
- a CDS encoding DUF6264 family protein, producing the protein MSDDDGTRRPGRPAPRYGEYAASSSSDASGSSELSEADARIVAEAAEYRRAQAERDAPASTGRGAKKGGKPAAPQTLAEQMADERKAARERMLAERREAEKAAEVARREARRAPAVKPPADPAGASSPGAAPRPERPAYLPGQDARRAPRRFDAAITIGLLAAGLVNVAGSIGSNADPSRAINQSYALFGGGTYTVTPQTSVIGIAVNVVNVVVFVLAAWIALELVKRKRVAFWVPIAGAVVATVITTALVLSLIVADPTFQQIMSRGGP; encoded by the coding sequence GTGAGCGACGACGACGGCACGCGCCGTCCCGGGCGACCCGCGCCCCGCTACGGCGAGTACGCGGCGTCGTCCTCGTCGGACGCGAGCGGGTCGTCGGAGCTCTCCGAGGCGGATGCGCGGATCGTCGCCGAGGCGGCCGAGTACCGCCGTGCCCAGGCCGAGCGCGACGCCCCGGCGTCCACCGGCCGTGGCGCCAAGAAGGGCGGGAAGCCCGCCGCCCCGCAGACGCTCGCCGAGCAGATGGCGGATGAGCGGAAGGCCGCGCGCGAGCGCATGCTCGCCGAGCGCCGCGAGGCCGAGAAGGCCGCGGAGGTCGCGCGCCGCGAGGCCCGTCGCGCGCCGGCCGTGAAGCCGCCCGCGGATCCTGCGGGAGCGTCGTCACCGGGCGCGGCTCCCCGCCCGGAGCGGCCCGCCTACCTCCCGGGCCAGGACGCGCGTCGCGCGCCGCGCCGCTTCGACGCCGCCATCACGATCGGCCTGCTCGCGGCCGGCCTCGTGAACGTGGCCGGCAGCATCGGCTCGAACGCGGATCCGTCGCGCGCCATCAACCAGTCCTACGCGCTCTTCGGCGGCGGCACGTACACCGTGACGCCGCAGACCTCGGTGATCGGCATCGCGGTCAACGTCGTGAACGTCGTCGTCTTCGTGCTCGCGGCGTGGATCGCGCTCGAGCTCGTGAAGCGCAAGCGCGTGGCCTTCTGGGTCCCCATCGCCGGCGCCGTGGTCGCGACCGTGATCACCACCGCCCTGGTGCTGAGCCTCATCGTGGCCGACCCGACGTTCCAGCAGATCATGTCGCGCGGGGGTCCCTGA
- a CDS encoding 4-hydroxy-3-methylbut-2-enyl diphosphate reductase, producing the protein MPRMPGVRNRLKDNPVAGPKKVLLAAPRGYCAGVDRAVVAVEKALERYGAPVYVRKQIVHNVHVVSTLERMGAIFVEEVDEVPEGAHVVFSAHGVSPAVVQGAADRGLQAIDATCPLVTKVHREAVRFAKADMQILLIGHEGHEEVEGTAGEAPEQTIVVNSPEHADVIEVKDPDNLVWLSQTTLSVDETMETVRRLRARFPNLQDPPSDDICYATQNRQVAIKKVAVDADLVIVIGSANSSNSVRLVEVALEYGAKASYRVDYASEVKQEWLDGVQTVGVTSGASVPEVLVQELLDDLADAGYGDVTAVVTAEEDLVFSLPKELRKDQSGNTDSRAIGGRTRA; encoded by the coding sequence ATGCCGCGGATGCCCGGCGTCCGCAACAGGCTCAAGGATAACCCGGTGGCAGGACCCAAGAAGGTCCTGCTCGCCGCTCCCCGGGGCTACTGCGCCGGCGTCGACCGCGCGGTCGTGGCCGTCGAGAAGGCGCTCGAGCGCTACGGCGCACCCGTCTACGTGCGGAAGCAGATCGTCCACAACGTGCACGTCGTCTCGACGCTCGAGCGCATGGGCGCGATCTTCGTGGAGGAGGTCGACGAGGTCCCCGAGGGCGCCCACGTCGTCTTCAGCGCGCACGGCGTCTCGCCGGCCGTGGTGCAGGGCGCCGCTGACCGCGGGCTCCAGGCCATCGACGCGACCTGCCCCCTCGTCACCAAGGTCCACCGCGAGGCCGTGCGCTTCGCCAAGGCCGACATGCAGATCCTCCTCATCGGCCACGAGGGCCACGAGGAGGTCGAGGGCACCGCGGGCGAGGCGCCCGAGCAGACCATCGTCGTCAACTCCCCGGAGCACGCCGACGTCATCGAGGTCAAGGACCCCGACAACCTCGTCTGGCTCTCGCAGACCACGCTCTCGGTCGACGAGACGATGGAGACGGTCCGCCGCCTCCGCGCCCGCTTCCCCAACCTGCAGGACCCGCCGAGCGACGACATCTGCTACGCCACGCAGAACCGCCAGGTCGCGATCAAGAAGGTCGCGGTCGACGCCGACCTCGTCATCGTCATCGGATCCGCGAACAGCTCCAACTCCGTGCGCCTCGTCGAGGTCGCCCTCGAGTACGGCGCCAAGGCGTCCTACCGGGTCGACTACGCGTCCGAGGTCAAGCAGGAGTGGCTCGACGGCGTGCAGACGGTCGGCGTCACGAGCGGCGCGTCCGTGCCCGAGGTCCTCGTGCAGGAGCTGCTCGACGACCTGGCCGACGCCGGCTACGGCGACGTCACCGCGGTCGTCACGGCCGAGGAGGACCTCGTCTTCTCGCTCCCCAAGGAGCTGCGCAAGGACCAGTCCGGCAACACGGACTCCCGCGCCATCGGCGGGCGCACCCGCGCGTGA
- the xseA gene encoding exodeoxyribonuclease VII large subunit encodes MSETRTVSMPAAGAPTVDAPWPVSVLSGKVKGWIDRLGTAWVEGEITQWGGSGGNVYGKLKDLDVDATISFTVWSSVRAKIPADLGQGARVVALVKPNYWVKGGTLTMQVLEMRHVGLGDLLERLERLRQTLRAEGLFDADRKRRLPFLPGCIGLITGKDSDAEKDVLRNAQLRWPSVRFRVVHTAVQGDRAAGEVTRAIGVLDEDPEVDVIVVARGGGDFQNLLVFSDEQLVRTAAACRTPLVSAIGHEADRPLLDDVADLRASTPTDAAKRVVPDVSEELSRVQQARARIGMRLTSQVRGEIDRIEQLRSRPVLTSTAWIVDSRAEELGRYIARSAELAGRVVERGMQQTSELSRQLRTLSPQHVLDRGYAIVQTADGSALRTPADAPDGTGLVLRLAAGALGATSTGPTDDIPSSAARLPASPAPDARPASGTES; translated from the coding sequence ATGAGCGAGACGCGCACGGTGTCGATGCCCGCTGCCGGCGCCCCCACGGTCGACGCGCCGTGGCCCGTCTCGGTGCTCTCCGGCAAGGTCAAGGGCTGGATCGACCGGCTCGGCACCGCCTGGGTCGAGGGCGAGATCACCCAGTGGGGCGGATCCGGCGGCAACGTCTACGGGAAGCTCAAGGACCTCGACGTCGACGCCACCATCAGCTTCACCGTCTGGTCGTCGGTGCGCGCGAAGATCCCGGCCGACCTCGGCCAGGGCGCCCGCGTCGTCGCGCTCGTGAAGCCGAACTACTGGGTCAAGGGCGGCACGCTCACGATGCAGGTGCTGGAGATGCGCCACGTCGGCCTCGGCGACCTGCTCGAGCGGCTGGAGCGCCTGCGTCAGACGCTGCGCGCCGAGGGCCTGTTCGACGCCGACCGCAAGCGCCGCCTGCCGTTCCTCCCCGGCTGCATCGGCCTCATCACGGGCAAGGACTCCGACGCCGAGAAGGACGTGCTCCGCAACGCCCAGCTGCGCTGGCCGAGCGTCCGCTTCCGCGTCGTGCACACCGCGGTGCAGGGCGACCGGGCCGCGGGCGAGGTGACGCGCGCCATCGGGGTGCTCGACGAGGATCCCGAGGTCGACGTCATCGTCGTCGCGCGCGGCGGCGGCGACTTCCAGAACCTCCTCGTCTTCAGCGACGAGCAGCTCGTGCGCACGGCGGCCGCGTGCCGCACCCCGCTCGTCAGCGCCATCGGCCACGAGGCCGACCGGCCGCTGCTCGACGACGTGGCGGACCTCCGCGCCTCCACCCCCACCGACGCCGCGAAGCGCGTGGTGCCCGACGTCTCCGAGGAGCTCTCCCGCGTGCAGCAGGCGCGCGCCCGCATCGGCATGCGGCTCACCAGCCAGGTGCGCGGCGAGATCGACCGCATCGAGCAGCTCCGCTCGCGGCCCGTGCTCACGAGCACGGCGTGGATCGTCGACTCGCGCGCCGAGGAGCTCGGCCGCTACATCGCGCGCTCGGCGGAGCTCGCCGGCCGCGTCGTCGAGCGCGGGATGCAGCAGACGAGCGAGCTCTCCCGGCAGCTGCGCACGCTCTCGCCGCAGCACGTGCTCGACCGCGGCTACGCCATCGTGCAGACGGCCGACGGATCCGCGCTCCGCACCCCCGCGGACGCCCCCGACGGCACCGGCCTCGTGCTCCGCCTCGCAGCAGGCGCGCTCGGCGCCACCTCCACCGGCCCCACAGACGACATCCCGTCGTCGGCCGCGCGGCTGCCCGCCTCCCCCGCACCCGACGCCCGGCCCGCGTCCGGCACGGAAAGCTAG